One region of Abyssisolibacter fermentans genomic DNA includes:
- a CDS encoding sugar ABC transporter substrate-binding protein has translation MDKKRLIYGFLLVLIVVLMGSLIAGVVISNEIARSSKDEYLWASKEKAKAHIMVIIDDSNQAYDEAFNKGILDTAAEFNIAVEINKIDRSNYYEDVIVALDKAKYLKVNGIIVHAIDDEGIIEKIKEISDIGIPVITIEEDVPKSPRICYVGVNRYDIGQLAGESFARLLNGKGKIAVIDQRSYGKDRTFQEEMMMLGLKEVLKSYPNLTLEIIKYTEQGVLSAETVATEILLNNNQVNGILCTSGENTLGVVQVLIDNNLVNDVVLVGYGNDTEIMEYIKKGNVIEASIVTDYEDIGREAIKAFVEYRTNKFVSSYINTDIRVVDETNILDYISEMSDSNDQNE, from the coding sequence ATGGATAAAAAAAGACTTATTTACGGATTTCTTCTTGTGTTGATAGTAGTGTTAATGGGTTCATTAATAGCTGGAGTTGTTATATCAAACGAAATCGCTAGGTCATCAAAAGATGAATACCTATGGGCTTCTAAGGAAAAGGCTAAGGCTCATATTATGGTTATTATAGATGACTCAAATCAGGCTTATGATGAAGCATTTAATAAGGGAATATTAGATACAGCTGCTGAGTTTAATATAGCTGTTGAGATAAATAAAATAGACAGGTCTAATTATTATGAAGACGTTATAGTTGCTCTTGATAAAGCAAAATATTTAAAGGTGAATGGTATTATTGTGCATGCTATCGATGATGAGGGAATAATTGAGAAAATTAAAGAAATTAGTGACATTGGCATACCTGTGATAACAATTGAAGAAGATGTTCCTAAGAGTCCAAGAATTTGTTATGTTGGAGTTAATAGATATGATATTGGTCAGCTAGCAGGAGAAAGCTTTGCTAGACTATTAAATGGTAAAGGAAAAATTGCAGTGATTGATCAGAGAAGTTATGGTAAGGATAGAACTTTTCAGGAAGAAATGATGATGCTTGGATTAAAAGAAGTTTTGAAGTCTTATCCTAATCTTACTCTTGAAATTATAAAATATACAGAACAAGGAGTACTTAGTGCAGAAACAGTGGCAACAGAGATATTACTAAATAATAACCAAGTAAATGGTATACTTTGCACAAGTGGCGAAAATACACTAGGTGTGGTTCAGGTTCTGATTGATAATAATCTTGTTAATGATGTAGTATTAGTAGGGTATGGTAATGATACTGAGATAATGGAATATATTAAAAAAGGAAATGTGATTGAAGCTTCTATAGTCACAGATTACGAAGATATTGGAAGAGAAGCTATAAAGGCATTTGTTGAGTATAGAACAAATAAGTTTGTTTCAAGTTACATTAATACAGATATACGAGTTGTAGATGAAACAAATATACTTGATTATATAAGCGAAATGAGTGATTCAAATGACCAAAATGAATAG